GACGTGGACATGAGCCAGATCATGACGCTGCGCAAAGAGTACAAGGACGATTTCCAAAAGCGCCACGGCGTGAAGCTCGGCTTCATGGGCTTCTTCGTGAAAGCTTGCGTGCAGGCGCTGAAGGACATTCCCGCCGTCAATGCGGAGATCGACGGGAACGACCTCGTCTACAAGAACTACTACCATGTGGGCGTCGCGGTCGGCACGGAGCGCGGCCTCGTCGTTCCAGTGATCCGGGACGCGGACCGCATGAGCCTCGCCGAGATCGAGAGCACGATCGCCGATTTCGGCGTGCGCGCCCGCGAGGGCAAGCTCGGCCTCGCGGAGATGCAGGGCGGCACCTTCACCATCTCCAACGGCGGCATTTACGGTTCGATGCTCTCGACGCCGATCTTGAACGCGCCGCAATCCGGCATTCTCGGCATGCACCGCATCGAGGAACGCCCGGTGGTCCGCGACGGTCAAATCGTGGCGCGGCCAATGATGTACCTCGCGCTGTCCTACGACCATCGCATTGTTGACGGCAAAGAAGCCGTGACGTTCCTAGTGAACGTGAAGGATTCGCTTGAGAACCCCGCCCGCCTGATCCTCGATCTGTAGACTCCGACGTCAGAGACAGTCCTATGAGTACCTCCTACGACCTGATCGTCATCGGCACCGGCCCTGGCGGCTATGTTTGTGCCATCCGCGCCGCTCAGCTCGGCATGAAAGTGGCAGTCGTGGAGAAACGCGCCACCCATGGCGGCACCTGTCTCAACGTGGGCTGCATCCCGTCCAAGGCGCTGCTGCATGCGTCCGAGGCCTATGCCGAGGCGTCCGAGCACTTCGCCGCGATGGGCATCAAGGTGAAGCCGGAGCTGGACCTTGCCGCCATGCTCGCCTTCAAGGACGAAGGCGTGAAGGGCAATGTGGACGGCATCGAGTATCTCCTGAAGAAGAACAAGATCGACGCCTATGTCGGGCTCGGAACGATCCTCGCCCCGCACCAGGTCGAGGTAACGCCGGAGAAGGGCGACAAGCAGACGTTGGAAACCAAGGCCATCGTCATCGCCACCGGATCCGAGGTCGCGCACGTGCCGGGCATCGGTGTGGACGAGAAGCGCATCGTGTCGTCGACCGGCGCGCTGTCGCTGCCGAAGGTGCCGAAGCGCCTCATCGTCATCGGCGGGGGCTACATTGGGCTCGAGCTCGGCTCGGTCTGGTCGCGGCTCGGCTCTGAGGTGACCGTGGTCGAGATGCTGCACACGATCACGCCGGGTCTCGACGGCGAGGTGGCCAAACAGCTGCAGAAGATCCTGAAGAAGCAGGGGCTGACCTTCAAGCTCGGCGCCAAGGTGACCGGGGTCGACACCGCGGGCAAATCGGTGAAGCTCACTATCGAGCCGGCGGAGGGCGGCAAGGCCGAGACGCTCGAATGCGACGTGGTCCTGGTCTCGATCGGGCGCGTGCCGAATACGGAAGGCTTGGGGCTCGCCAATATCGGCGTCGAAACCCACGCGCGCGGGCGTATCGTCGTTGACCACCATTTTCAGACCAACGTGCCGGGCATCTATGCGATCGGCGATGTCATCGCCGGGCCCATGCTGGCGCACAAGGCCGAAGAAGAAGGCGTGGCCGTCGCCGAGATCCTGGCCGGCCAGGCCGGACACGTGAACTACGACGTGATCCCGTCTGTGGTGTACACCGCGCCGGAAGTAGCTTCCGTCGGCAAAACCGAGGAGCAGCTCAAGGAGGACGGCGTCGCCTACAAGACCGGCAAGTTCCCCTTCACCGCCAACGGCCGCGCCAAGGTGAACCGCACCACCGAGGGCTTCGTCAAAGTCCTCGCCGACGCTGTCACCGACCGCGTGCTCGGTGTGCATATCATCGGCCCCGACGCCGGCACGATGATCGCCGAAGCCGCCGTATTGATGGAATTCGGCGGCTCGGCGGAGGACTTGGCGCGCACGTGCCACGCCCACCCGACGCTCAACGAAGCGGTGAAGGAAGCGGCACTCGCCGTCGACAAGCGTCCCATTCATATGTAGCGGCTTGCGCTACGGGCCCGCCGCCCTCAAGCCTCAAGCTCGGGGGTGGGCGCTCTCGTAAGCCTTCAAGAGGTGCGCGCGGTCGACCTCCGTATAGCCTTGGGTGGTCGACAGGCTTGCATGGCCGAGCAATTCCTGAATCGCGCGCAAATCCGCACCCGCGCCTAAGAGATGTGTGGCGAAGGAATGACGCAGCGCATGGGGCGTCGCCGTCGAAGGCAGCCCCAGCGCGGCACGCGCCTTCTCCAAGCGGAGCTGGATAATCCGTGGGCTGAGCCTTTTTCCGCGCACGCCGATGAAGAGCGGATCGTCAGGGCCCAGCTTCTTCGGGCACAAATCAAGATAGCGCTCGACCGCCGCGCGGGCGACCGGCAGCACCGGCACGACCCGCGTCTTGTTGCCCTTGCCGGTCACGCGAAGCGTGTCACGGCCCTTGATCGGCGCGTCGCAGACCTGAAGGCTTAGCGCCTCGGAAATGCGAAGCCCTGAGCCGTACAGCAATGTCAGCACGGCGGTATCGCGGGCGAGCGTCCATTCGGGTGCGTCGGGCGCGGCAATGTCGGCCCCCTCCATCAGCGCGGTGGCCTTTTCCTCCGGCAGAGGCTTCGGCACCGCATGGGGCAGCTTCGGCATGGACACGGCGCGAACGGCATCGTTCTTGCCGTAACCGCGCCGCTCCAGGAACTGGAAGAACATGCGTAGCGCACTCAAAGACCGGGAGAGGCTGCGGCTCCCCACGTCCTGGCCGCGCCGGTAGGCGAGGAAGGAGCGCACATCGCGGGCCGACACCGACAGAAGTCCTGCCATATCCGGCGCGCCGCCGAAATGCTGGCCCAAGAAGAATAGGAACTGCCCGAGATCGCGGGTATAGGCCTCGACCGTGTGGGCGGCGAGATCGCGTTCGGTGGTGAGATAGGCAAGCCAAGCCTCGACGGCGGCGGCCACATCCGGCGCCGTCCCGATCGCCGCGAGGCCTGGATAGGCCCCCTCTTGCGGTTTCGAAGCCATCTTGCTCCCCCAGAACACCTCAGGCGCTACTATGGCGGGGTGAGTCGTTAACCCCCCGCTAACCCCATTGGCGAAGCGCAACCGAAACGCCCGATCTTGGCCAAGTCCGAACCAGACCAGACCCAGCTGATCCCCGAGGAGACGCCCGAGACGGTGCCGGTGCTGGTCCCGCTCGCGCTGCCCGCGCCGTACGACTATCTCGTGCCCGAGGGTGCAGATGTTCGTCCCGGGTCCTTCGTGGTCGCCCCGCTTGGGCCTCTGAAATACGTGGCCGCGGTCTGGCGGCGCCCCGAAGGCGCGGCCGCGCCGAACATCCCCAGGTCCAAGCTGCGCGCACTGGTAGACGTGCTGGACGATGTCCCGCCCCTGCCGGAGATCTCCTTGGATTTCGCCGAATGGGTCGCGGACTACACGCTGACCCCGCCCGGCATGGTCCTGCGCATGATGATGAGCGCCAGCGCAGCGTTTCAGCCGCCGCCCCCGCGCTATGGCGTGCGCCTCGCCGGGCCGCCGCCCGAACGCATGACGCCGGCCCGGACCCGCGTGCTGGACGCGGCGGGCAACGGGCTGATCTGGGTAAAGTCGCTGCTGGCGGAGGCTGCGGGCGTCAGCCCCGGCGTGATCGACGGCCTAGTCGATGCCGGTACGCTTGTGGCGGAGCCTTTGCCCGACACCATCGCGCGCGAGCTCGATCCGTCTCTGCTGCGCGCCGAACTCTCGGACGAGCAGAGACGCGCGGCGGAGCAGCTCCTCGACAACACGCGTGACGGGTTTGCCGTCTCGCTGCTCGACGGCGTCACGGGCTCGGGCAAGACGGAAGTCTATTTCGAGGCCATCGCTCAGGCGCTTAGCGACGGCAAGCAGGCTCTCGTCATGATCCCGGAAATCGCGCTGACCGCCGCGTTCCTTACCCGTTGCGAGGAGCGCTTCGGCGCGCGTCCCGCCGAATGGCATTCGGGTCTCACCCAGTCCGCGCGGGGGCGCACGTGGCGCGCGGTGGCCGAAGGCAAGGCACAGCTCGTCGTCGGCGCGCGTTCGGCACTGTTCCTGCCGTTCCCCAATCTTGGGCTCATCGTGGTCGATGAAGAACACGACCAGGCCTACAAGCAGGAGGACCGCGTCTCCTATCAGGCCCGCGACATGGCCGTGGTGCGGGGGCATCTCGGCAAATGTCCCGTCGTCCTGAGTTCGGCAACGCCCTCCATCGAAAGCCTGGTCAACGCGGAACAAGGCCGCTACCGGCACATTCCGTTGCGGGCGCGCTACAAGGCGGCCGGCCTGCCCGACCTCAAAGCCATCGACATGCGCAAATCCCCGCCCGAACGCGGTTCCTGGCTGTCGCCGGTGCTGACCGAGGCCATGGCGGAAACGCTGGCGCGCGGGGAACAGGCGCTGCTGTTCCTGAACCGGCGAGGCTATGCCCCACTCACGCTTTGCCGGAAATGCGGCTATCGCTTCGAGTGTCCGAACTGCTCTGCCTGGATGGTTGAGCATCGATTCCGTCACCGGCTCGAATGCCACCATTGCGGCAAGTTCGCGCCCATCCCCGACGAATGCCCGAGCTGTGGGGCTGAGGAATCCCTCGTCGCCTGCGGGCCCGGCGTCGAGCGCATCGCCGAAGAAGTGGAGGCGCTGTTTCCGGAGGCGCGCCGCGCCATTCTCTCTTCCGACCTCACACCGCGCATCGCGGATCTGCGCGAGACCCTGCGGGAGATCGAGGATCGCGAGGTGGACATCGTCATCGGCACGCAGCTGGTCGCCAAGGGCCACCACTTCCCGGGGCTGGCGCTGGTGGGTGTGGTCGATGCCGATCTCGGCCTTGCCCAAGGGGACCCGCGCGCGGCAGAGCGCACCTTCCAGCTCCTGAGCCAGGTCACGGGCCGGGCCGGCCGCGAAGCCATCGCCGGGCGCGGCCTGCTCCAGACCTATATGCCCGAGCACCCTGTGCTCCAGGCCCTGGTCGCGGGCGACCGCGACGCCTTCTACGCGCAGGAGATCGAGGCCCGCCGCGAAGCGGGCATGCCGCCCTTCGGCCGGCTCGCCTCTCTTCTTATATCGGGGAGCGACCGGGCCGCGGCGGAAAGCTATGCCCGCAGTCTCGCCCGAGCGGCCCCACCCGCCGAAACGATCGAGGTTCTGGGACCCGCCGAAGCGCCACTCTCGGTGGTCCGGGGCCGCTATCGCTACCGCATTTTGGTGAAAGCACCCCGCGAGGCCGACATCCAGGCGTACCTGCGCCTCTGGATGGCGGACGCTCCCAAGGCGCGCGGCTCCATCCGCCTCTCCATCGACATCGATCCCTATAATTTCCTCTGAGGGCTGACCCAAACCGGCGCGTGCGGCGTTAGAATCGCGCACCTCTGTTGCGCGCCCGTCACCCCTATGTTACAGGCAGCCCCGGGTATCCAAGGAGCGGTTCGACGGGGCCTTTTTCAGGCGCTTTTTCCGTTGACGCGGGGGCTCTAATCCCAGCATTTACCGGACTGTTAGGGTGGGTCGGCAGAGGTCTGCGCCTGCCTCAAAGGGAGAGGTTTGAGGGACGTGGCATCTGAGGATCATACCGTATCGGGCGTTGCAGGCCGTTATGCCACGGCGCTTTTCGAGCTCGCGCTCGAAGAGAAGGCTCTCGAGAAAATCGAGACCGATCTCAACACGTTCGGCGAAGCGCTCGATGCCTCCGAAGACCTCGCCCGGCTGGTCAACAGCCCCATGTTCTCCTCCGAGGAGCAAGGCCGGGCCCTCGAAGCCGTCCTCGACGAAGTCAAGATCGACGGCCTTACCAAGAATTTTCTGCTGCTGGTTTCAAAGAACCGCCGGCTCTTCGCCGTGCCGGGCATGATCGGGGCCTTCCGCGCGCTCCTCGCCGACCATCGCGGTGAAATCAGCGCCACGGTCGCCTCCGCAACGGCACTCAACGACACACAAGTTACAGCCCTGAAGCAGGCCTTGAAGGCCGCCCTCGGCAAGGACGTCATGCTCGATCAGCGTGTCGATCCGAGCCTGCTTGGCGGTCTCACGGTGAAGGTCGGCAGCCGCATGATCGACACCTCGCTTCAAACGAAACTCACCCGTCTCAAGCACGCCATGAAAGAGGTTGGCTAATGGATATCAGAGCCGCCGAGATCTCCGCGATTCTCAAGGACCAGATCAAGAATTTTGGGCAGGAAGCCGAAGTGGCCGAGGTCGGCCAGGTGCTTTCCGTCGGTGACGGCATCGCCCGTGTCTACGGCCTCGACAACGTTCAGGCCGGTGAAATGGTCGAATTTGCCGACGGCACGCCGGGCATGGCCCTGAACCTCGAAGTCGACAATGTCGGCATCGTGATTTTCGGCGACGACCGGAACATCGGCGAAGGCGACGTCTGCAAGAGGACCGGCAACATCGTGGAAGCCCCTGTCGGCAAGGGTCTGCTCGGCCGCGTTGTCGACGGTCTCGGCAACCCGATCGACGGCAAGGGCCCCATCGACGCCACCGAAATGCGCCGCGTGGACGTGAAGGCGCCGGGCATCATTCCCCGCCAGTCGGTGCACGAGCCCATGCAGACCGGCCTCAAGGCTGTCGATGCGCTGATCCCGGTCGGCCGCGGCCAGCGCGAGCTGATCATCGGCGACCGTCAGACCGGTAAGACCGCGATCATTCTCGACACGATCCTCAATCAGAAATCGATCAACGATCGCCCTGACGAATCTCAGCATCTGTATTGCATCTACGTCGCCGTCGGCCAGAAGCGCTCGACGGTCGCGCAGTTCGTGAAGGTCCTCGAGGAGAACGGCGCGCTGCCCTACTCCATCGTCGTTGCCGCCACGGCGTCCGACCCGGCCCCGATGCAGTTCCTGGCGCCGTTCACCGGCTGCACCATGGGCGAGTACTTCCGCGACAACGGCATGCATGCCCTCGTCAACTATGACGATCTTTCCAAGCAGGCCGTTGCCTACCGCCAGATGTCGCTCCTGCTTCGCCGTCCGCCGGGACGTGAAGCCTATCCGGGCGACGTGTTCTACCTTCACTCGCGTCTGCTGGAGCGCGCGGCCAAGCTCAATGCCGACAACGGCTCGGGCTCGCTGACCGCCCTCCCCGTCATCGAGACGCAGGCCAACGACGTGTCGGCCTATATCCCGACCAACGTGATCTCGATCACCGACGGCCAGATCTTCCTTGAGACCGATCTGTTCTATCAGGGCATTCGTCCCGCCGTGAACGTCGGTCTGTCGGTGTCCCGCGTGGGATCTTCGGCTCAGATCAAGGCCATGAAGCAGGTTGCCGGTAAGATTAAGGGTGAGTTGGCCCAGTATCGCGAGATGGCGGCCTTCGCCCAGTTCGGTTCGGACCTCGACGCCACGACGCAGAAGCTGCTGAACCGCGGCGCGCGTCTGACCGAGCTCCTGAAGCAGCCGCAGTTCTCGCCGCTCACGGTCGAGGAGCAGGTTGTCTCCATCTACATGGGTGTGAACGGCTATCTGGACGCTTTGTCGGTGTCCGACATCGGCCGGTTCGAGGACGAATGGCTTCGCTACATGCACACCGAGCACCAGGACCTTCTCGACACGATCCGTGATGAGAAGAAGATCTCCGACGAGTCCGGTGATAAACTGAAGGCCGCTGCCGACAAATTCTCGAAATCCTTTGCGTGAGTTGATTCATGGCCTCGCTAAAGGAGCTTCGGAACCGTATCGCCTCGGTTAAGGCGACCCAGAAGATCACCAAGGCCATGCAGATGGTGGCCGCGGCGAAGCTTCGCCGGGCGCAGATGGCAGCCGAAGCGGCGCGTCCCTATGCCGAGCGCATGGAGGCCGTGCTTTCAAACCTGGCCGAAGCTCTGAAAGGCCTCGAGGGCGAAGGCTCGCCGCTGATGGTCGGAACGGGCAAGGACGATGTGCATCTCTTGGTGGTGTGCACCTCCGAGCGCGGCCTTTGCGGCGGCTTCAACTCGTCGATTGTCCGCAAGGCGCGTGAGAAGGTGCTGCAACTGACCGGACAAGGCAAAGAGGTGAAGATCCTCTGTGTCGGCAAGAAGGGCTACGATCAGCTTCGCCGCCAGTTCAAGGCGCAGATCATCGACGTCATCGAGTTCCGCGGCATCAAGCAGCTCTCCTTCGAGCATGCCGATCAGGTCGGGCAAAAGGTCCGGGCCATGTTCGAGGCCGGCGAGTTCGACGTGGCGACATTGTTCTACGCGGAGTTCAAGTCGGTCATCAGCCAGACCCCGATCGCCCAGCAGATCATTCCCGCCTCTATCCCCGAGGGGAAAGAGAGTGGCGTGGACCTGAATGGCGCGATCTACGAGTACGAGCCGGAGGAATCGGAGATTCTCGCCGACCTCCTGCCGCTCAACATCACGACCCAGATTTTCAAGGCGCTGCTTGAGAACGCCGCGTCGGAGCAAGGCGCTCGCATGAGCGCCATGGATAGCGCGACGCGCAATGCCGGCGAGATGATCGGCAAGCTGACGCTGAACTATAACCGGACCCGCCAGGCCCAGATCACCAAGGAG
This genomic window from Methyloceanibacter caenitepidi contains:
- the lpdA gene encoding dihydrolipoyl dehydrogenase; its protein translation is MSTSYDLIVIGTGPGGYVCAIRAAQLGMKVAVVEKRATHGGTCLNVGCIPSKALLHASEAYAEASEHFAAMGIKVKPELDLAAMLAFKDEGVKGNVDGIEYLLKKNKIDAYVGLGTILAPHQVEVTPEKGDKQTLETKAIVIATGSEVAHVPGIGVDEKRIVSSTGALSLPKVPKRLIVIGGGYIGLELGSVWSRLGSEVTVVEMLHTITPGLDGEVAKQLQKILKKQGLTFKLGAKVTGVDTAGKSVKLTIEPAEGGKAETLECDVVLVSIGRVPNTEGLGLANIGVETHARGRIVVDHHFQTNVPGIYAIGDVIAGPMLAHKAEEEGVAVAEILAGQAGHVNYDVIPSVVYTAPEVASVGKTEEQLKEDGVAYKTGKFPFTANGRAKVNRTTEGFVKVLADAVTDRVLGVHIIGPDAGTMIAEAAVLMEFGGSAEDLARTCHAHPTLNEAVKEAALAVDKRPIHM
- a CDS encoding F0F1 ATP synthase subunit gamma yields the protein MASLKELRNRIASVKATQKITKAMQMVAAAKLRRAQMAAEAARPYAERMEAVLSNLAEALKGLEGEGSPLMVGTGKDDVHLLVVCTSERGLCGGFNSSIVRKAREKVLQLTGQGKEVKILCVGKKGYDQLRRQFKAQIIDVIEFRGIKQLSFEHADQVGQKVRAMFEAGEFDVATLFYAEFKSVISQTPIAQQIIPASIPEGKESGVDLNGAIYEYEPEESEILADLLPLNITTQIFKALLENAASEQGARMSAMDSATRNAGEMIGKLTLNYNRTRQAQITKELIEIISGAEAL
- a CDS encoding primosomal protein N', translated to MAKSEPDQTQLIPEETPETVPVLVPLALPAPYDYLVPEGADVRPGSFVVAPLGPLKYVAAVWRRPEGAAAPNIPRSKLRALVDVLDDVPPLPEISLDFAEWVADYTLTPPGMVLRMMMSASAAFQPPPPRYGVRLAGPPPERMTPARTRVLDAAGNGLIWVKSLLAEAAGVSPGVIDGLVDAGTLVAEPLPDTIARELDPSLLRAELSDEQRRAAEQLLDNTRDGFAVSLLDGVTGSGKTEVYFEAIAQALSDGKQALVMIPEIALTAAFLTRCEERFGARPAEWHSGLTQSARGRTWRAVAEGKAQLVVGARSALFLPFPNLGLIVVDEEHDQAYKQEDRVSYQARDMAVVRGHLGKCPVVLSSATPSIESLVNAEQGRYRHIPLRARYKAAGLPDLKAIDMRKSPPERGSWLSPVLTEAMAETLARGEQALLFLNRRGYAPLTLCRKCGYRFECPNCSAWMVEHRFRHRLECHHCGKFAPIPDECPSCGAEESLVACGPGVERIAEEVEALFPEARRAILSSDLTPRIADLRETLREIEDREVDIVIGTQLVAKGHHFPGLALVGVVDADLGLAQGDPRAAERTFQLLSQVTGRAGREAIAGRGLLQTYMPEHPVLQALVAGDRDAFYAQEIEARREAGMPPFGRLASLLISGSDRAAAESYARSLARAAPPAETIEVLGPAEAPLSVVRGRYRYRILVKAPREADIQAYLRLWMADAPKARGSIRLSIDIDPYNFL
- the atpA gene encoding F0F1 ATP synthase subunit alpha, yielding MDIRAAEISAILKDQIKNFGQEAEVAEVGQVLSVGDGIARVYGLDNVQAGEMVEFADGTPGMALNLEVDNVGIVIFGDDRNIGEGDVCKRTGNIVEAPVGKGLLGRVVDGLGNPIDGKGPIDATEMRRVDVKAPGIIPRQSVHEPMQTGLKAVDALIPVGRGQRELIIGDRQTGKTAIILDTILNQKSINDRPDESQHLYCIYVAVGQKRSTVAQFVKVLEENGALPYSIVVAATASDPAPMQFLAPFTGCTMGEYFRDNGMHALVNYDDLSKQAVAYRQMSLLLRRPPGREAYPGDVFYLHSRLLERAAKLNADNGSGSLTALPVIETQANDVSAYIPTNVISITDGQIFLETDLFYQGIRPAVNVGLSVSRVGSSAQIKAMKQVAGKIKGELAQYREMAAFAQFGSDLDATTQKLLNRGARLTELLKQPQFSPLTVEEQVVSIYMGVNGYLDALSVSDIGRFEDEWLRYMHTEHQDLLDTIRDEKKISDESGDKLKAAADKFSKSFA
- a CDS encoding tyrosine recombinase XerC gives rise to the protein MASKPQEGAYPGLAAIGTAPDVAAAVEAWLAYLTTERDLAAHTVEAYTRDLGQFLFFLGQHFGGAPDMAGLLSVSARDVRSFLAYRRGQDVGSRSLSRSLSALRMFFQFLERRGYGKNDAVRAVSMPKLPHAVPKPLPEEKATALMEGADIAAPDAPEWTLARDTAVLTLLYGSGLRISEALSLQVCDAPIKGRDTLRVTGKGNKTRVVPVLPVARAAVERYLDLCPKKLGPDDPLFIGVRGKRLSPRIIQLRLEKARAALGLPSTATPHALRHSFATHLLGAGADLRAIQELLGHASLSTTQGYTEVDRAHLLKAYESAHPRA
- a CDS encoding F0F1 ATP synthase subunit delta; the protein is MASEDHTVSGVAGRYATALFELALEEKALEKIETDLNTFGEALDASEDLARLVNSPMFSSEEQGRALEAVLDEVKIDGLTKNFLLLVSKNRRLFAVPGMIGAFRALLADHRGEISATVASATALNDTQVTALKQALKAALGKDVMLDQRVDPSLLGGLTVKVGSRMIDTSLQTKLTRLKHAMKEVG